taaaacatctaGTTGAATGAAACGGATCGAGTATAAAAACTTTCCGTTAGATTTACTCCCTTTTCAAAACTTTCCGGGTCATTTACTTTCATTCCCCCTTAATTAATTCACTGGACCATAGACATACGTTCCAGTAACATCATCGGCCAAGTTTGTAAATTTTCATCAACATATATTGTTTGGTGACTGAGAAACTAATATCGTAAACGGCAACTGTACATGCTTCTTACATGCAAATTTGTCTTACAACGCGTACTAAAAATTATGTGACTCACACTTCACAAGTTTTTTAACATTTCAGAATTCTCTTTCTCGAACGTGTTTGTTTACGTATATGAATGATTGGAAATTTGGAATTTCACTAGAAAACACCTTTCTTAATACACGTAAGTAATATGTGGATTCCTTTTTTTCTGTCGTAAACAGTATATAGTACTTTGGTTATATATGTAAAGTGTCGGCCCAAAGTAATTTAAATCTTTTagcaaatttataaaatattatttaaatcccTCAATtctaaacacacacacacacacatatatatatatatatatatatatataaggtaaAAACCCCACTGTACCAATTTAGCTTTTTTTGGAGTTAACgttcttaaaattattatgaaatTTGACGCTTAAAAACTTTGTTTATAGTCCTAACTGGCTTCATATATATACGTTTGAATAATAGTTGATATAACCCCattctttaaaaagaaaaaaaaattctatagatgcattgtctttgttttttactttagtTAACGTATGATAAAAGTATTGTGGAGTAAGGTTGTGTGGTTCACTCAGGGAGTTCCTCAATATTCATTCATCACATGGCTATCAGTGAAAAATAGGGATAAGACAAGGGaccattttctttttgtttgtccTTACTCCTTCACAGTGCGGCATAATCTGGCTAATCGGCTTCTCGGTTCTCAAATCGACCCGGACTGGAGCCTAACACTGAATTACATACAAAGCTATCGCTTCAGCAGCCTTGGTTCATCCTCATCAAGATGCTCTTCCAGACAACTATCTACCATATATGGCGTGAACGAATGCTAGACAACATCACGAGTTGGATGATAACAAATGCTATGCATGCAACCATCGACAAGGCGATGCGAAACTGAATATTCTCTCTTAAGAACAAGGCCAGACACAAGTTTTCAGGCTTTCTTCAGCGATGGTTTCATCATACCACGAGACTTGATTTTTTCCCCTTAGTTCCCTAAATTTCTTTATACTTAGGAAAGCATAGCAAATTAATCATATCATTCTTCTGTAAATGTTACCTTATCTAAAAGatgataaatttgaaatttcattaaaaaacgTATGATAAAAGTGCGATTTAGACTCCCGCGTATGCAACTAGTTAATGCCTCGGTAGATAATAGTACTCTGTTAGACTATATCCACCCGACGTATACATAGTACTTTAGTACTCATGTGGCTTTTACATAGTACTCAGTGAAGCAATGAATACTATTGGCTTATCTCCGTGAAGCATATATTCCTGATTAATACTAGTACAACAAACTTCTGTTATTCTGATTAATATATGTTCAATAGAGCGATCAAAGTAACATAGTAATATATATTTGGTAAACATTTGGTTCACTaacaaattaatcaaaaatagGTATCGGTCGTTAAAAGCTATATAAATGTATGTGTGAATAAAGCTAGATTCGTAGGAACCGATTGAAATCAGATAACGATTGGATAGGGGAGGAGGTCTAATTCCACCCACATGTTTGTCATTTTTCCTTTATGTGGTAGCAACATATACAGATTAATTTGCATATATCATTTATCAATCTGTGGGTCACCTATGTTCTTGAATTATTGAGGTTTGATCAGTCGATCATTTCTATTGTACtgctttttgttatttttgggTTAGTTCTGCCAAGTGAGCAAAAATTCATTCTAGAAATTTCTATTGGTTTGTTTCTATTTCTGATTTTCGATTAATAAATCTATGGATATAGCAATGAAATGCAAATTTAAAAACTGGAGCTTTTATATGGATGAATTTTGTTTGTTACTTGACACATACAAATTCAGAGTCGTCCCAGAGAACAAGCTACACAAGTAATTGCTTATGGCATATAGTATTAAAAGGcacaatatatttataataaaagttatataaacAATACTGATGTTTTCacgaataatattattattataatcaaataaacacaaattatgtttacatataaattttaatagagttatataaaataagtaaaaattaaaaattataagtaaaacttttataaaatataagtaaaatattatttttaaatgtgaaattttGTATTAGCAAAAGGATTTAGTAAATTATGATTGATTATAATCAAAATGTTGgtgataatattaaaaaatattgctatacaattaactttataaaattatatttaatattattaaatagagtagaattattttaagaaaaatgtgatattttatattatatatatacatatgatattaggaaaaaaatataaaaataaattgtgaaAAGTTTGTTTATGACATCTAAAAATGTTGGACCGGCACTAAATGCAAATAATGTTATTTGTATTGATGTCATGTGTTATTCTGTGGTCGAACACGTATATATAGTTTTCTATAGTAAGATACTATACCAAGAAAATTCACGTATATAATAAGGAAAACAATCATAATCGCATTTGGAGAAACCTATTTTATTGGAATGATAAATATTCTTTATATGTCATTTAACCTTCAAGTTTGTGTgtcgtatattttaaaaaataaacagtaCAAAGAAGTTAGGGGAATGAGATAGCAAGaattgtgttttcttaatatgaaaAGAGCAGCATATGAACACATACGTGAACCAAGAACATATTAGgcaccaaaaaataaaagaatttctttaaaagaaagaaatttaaTACTAGAGATGCAAAATTCAAGGTCGAGGAGAACCATAAAAGTGGCACCTctcatctttaaaaaaaaaattggtgccaaataaaaataaatagagagaaaatagaaacaagTAACGCATAAAAACAAGAAGGATTTAACAAACCATGATCATTGTTATCATTCGCCTACCACGTCACAACTCTTTTGTCCATTTCTTCCTACTTTTAATAGTATCTGTTTTAACTTGCCCTCGAAAAATGGAGAATTCTTTCGTATTTTCTCAAACTTTTCCAAATTATTCTGATTCCTTTCATCATCGATATTGAAACAAACGAACGAATAAAATATGTACTCAACCAGTCTCTGGATACTTGTGGATACTACTACAGTAGACATTAACCagtattaaataatataaaaacgtTAGggaatttatacaaaaatagaAATCAACAAAAAGAATAATTGTTACCTTAAActgaaataaattaaatataaaaacgaTGGGGTTCCTGAAAATGGGGATTAAAACAGGAGAAGAACAgcagaaacagaaaatatacCAAAGACACGAAGGCATAGAGAAGAGAAAGAGTGTGCCTACTCAGCATTCATTAACGTGGTATATAGCTCTTGTGTGTCTCTACAAACTCTAAAGAAACAGCTATCAGTAGAAGAGTTTCCATAGGTCACGTGATTTGCACAAGATTTTTCTTACCATGCTATATTGTTAGTTACGCCTCTCTAGTAACGCATCGATCTCTGTCATTACCTTAATCATGCatgatttatctttttcttttaccgCAAGGCAAATAAACGTGTACTTCTAAACGAAGAGGAATCTGATCAGGAGATGTGAATGATTGAGcctcagttacaaaaaaaaaatatgtgaatgattttttttgtttttgcttttttcTTTCTACTTTCATTAATCATTGAAAACATTATAAGTTGAAAAAAACGGCGTCCAGTTTTTTCGTATCGATGCTTTTTAACTTTAATCTGCCTTGGTCTAAACCTAGTCTTCACCTACAAATTTCAAGCTGTTACATATCCTTAATGTTTATTTTCACCTAGTCTCCTTTACAAATACCAATTCACACTAAACCTATATGCGTCATCTATTTAGATAAAGATAGTACAAACAAAACAGTTAATGTCATTGTAAGCAAAATTGACATTAATTATCCTATGATTTATCATGGAGGATATTATTGTGAACTAAGTCTATATATTTATTGCGGTCATCAAATAGATAGGTGGGATATTCTGGATCGTCCAAATCATATATATGTgaagaaaaacaataatatgAAAAGAATATATGCAAATCGCATTGAAATCAAGTGATGTTCTCCACTATGTAGGTTGATGTTGGTAGACTTTTGGTCACCATGTGATTCATCTAGTCTATAAAGTAGAAGCTTGCTATGGTATTAATCTGATTTTTGAAAGCTAGTTTAAGAAGAAGGcgtgaagaaaagaaaatgaaattgtGGAATGTAACGTAAGCCACGCTCGTGGGAGATGCGAGTGGGCAAAACAAAGTCGAGTTTAGTGAATGAAAAAATGGAACGCTACCTACTAGTTTCTCCACTTGTCATGCAACCAGGCTGAGTTCGTTTCCCCCTTTCgattgttatttttcttttgttttttattacaCCAACACGTTACACACTTTACATAACTCATTTTGACTATAATGGTTATTTTGGAGCTATATATAAACCACCTGAGGCTCATCAGTTTCCTCCATGAAATAAAAAGAAGCATCTTAGAGAAAGAGAATAGAGCGAGAGAGATTGAAAGCTTTAGGGTTTCAAAAAAACTGAGCCCTCTAGAAAGTCTCTGTACAGGAAAAGCTTCTTCTCGATATCTTCAGAAAATGGGCGTCATGATCAACCACCATTTGCTCGCTATCGTCTTTGGCATCTTAGGTAATGCTTTATTAATATATCCACAAAGCTCAATCCTAGCTAGGTTGTTCCGCAGCTAGCTGTTCTCTTGTCGTTCTCTTATGTTTTCAACttgttaatatatgttttaacttttaactagtTGTATCAGTTATAAGAACggctatatttatatataataacgaTTTTGCAACAACAATCAAATCATATTTGTTCCAGCTCCGTATCTAAAGTTCTATTAtcaaatatattgtaaactatatttttcattgctcaaaaaagaaaaaactatattttccaTTGTATTAGTATAAGACGTAAACTAGACAAATAAATTCCATTGCAATATATATTCTCACTTTGTTTCTAgaattttcttcatttataaaaactagaatcccaaacTACCAAAAAATAAACCAGTACGAAAGCTTTGCAAATTCAAATCTTCACGTATTGTTGTCCAGACACTATGTACGTGTAGTGCGGTTGATGCAGCAATTTATTCCTCGTTGAGTTTGGTTAAAGATGTCGGGTTGATTCATTTACTTGTGTCTCCGCAGAACTAGATGCCTTTTAATTCTACAATCAActcattttttattgtttattttttcacgAAATTTCAGGAAACGCAATATCCTTCCTCGTATTCCTCGCTCCAGTGTAAGTAcataccatttttttttattattcaatgaGGATTTAGATGGTTAtccatagaaaataaatatttgatgatgattagctaataaaattatttgtgaAAAATTTGCAGGCCAACTTTTTATAGAATTTACAAGAAAAAATCGACGGAAAGTTTCCAGTCTCTACCGTACCAAGTGTCGCTATTTAGCTGCATGCTATGGCTCTGTTACGCATTGATTAAGCAAGACGCTTTTCTCTTAATTACCATCAACTCTTTTGGCTGCGTTGTGGAGACTATCTACATCGCCATGTTCTTCACTTACGCTACCAAGGACAAAAGGGTAACTTACTTAATCTTCCCGATCctctcttttaaattttaaaatggtgGTTCTAAAAGTTCTCTCTCTTATGCATTGTAGATCGCGGCCATGAAGTTGTTCTTAACGATAAACGTTGCTTTCTTCTCGTTGATTCTAATGGTTACACATTTCGCGGTTAAAAGACCTAGCCTCCAAGTCTCTGTCCTCGGCTGGATTTGCGTTGCTATTTCTGTTTCTGTTTTCGCGGCCCCTCTAATGATCGTGGTAACTAAACGTTTTGCTTTAttaaatacacatatatacTTCAGTAAATTTTGAGCTAAAGTAATGTTTAAACCTTTTTTCTGTTGTAAAAGGCGCGTGTGATAAAGACAAAGAGTGTTGAATTCATGCCCTTCACGCTTTCTTTCTTCCTCACCATAAGCGCCGTTATGTGGTTTGCTTATGGCTTATTCCTTCATGACATATGCATAGCTGTAAGCGTCTATATTcctatattttcatattttggtaaaataaaaggTAGAATAAGTTACCGAGATTTGTTTTTT
Above is a window of Brassica napus cultivar Da-Ae chromosome A10, Da-Ae, whole genome shotgun sequence DNA encoding:
- the LOC106370644 gene encoding bidirectional sugar transporter SWEET15-like, which encodes MVILELYINHLRLISFLHEIKRSILEKENRAREIESFRVSKKLSPLESLCTGKASSRYLQKMGVMINHHLLAIVFGILGNAISFLVFLAPVPTFYRIYKKKSTESFQSLPYQVSLFSCMLWLCYALIKQDAFLLITINSFGCVVETIYIAMFFTYATKDKRIAAMKLFLTINVAFFSLILMVTHFAVKRPSLQVSVLGWICVAISVSVFAAPLMIVARVIKTKSVEFMPFTLSFFLTISAVMWFAYGLFLHDICIAIPNVVGFILGMVQMLLYGIYRNPGEKLDTEKKMNPSDQQLKSVVVMSPLGVSEVHPIDVNVTEPVDPFSDAVQHKDPSKVTKEKEPATDDGKCHVETARHESV